The following are encoded together in the Kwoniella europaea PYCC6329 chromosome 1, complete sequence genome:
- a CDS encoding methionine aminopeptidase, type I: MIRPSLTLLNKFSYTPGPSRYGIYPLLPPSLAMTSYPPIRPVPDSIPRPEYVPSNFFTADWGEHDAVDMKEADAEQIELGGEGEKRVREVAGMARDVLKEVGKLITPGMTTNELDKVVNDLIVSKGAYPSPLGYSNYPRSCTTSINNVIAHGIPDDRPLHPEDIINIDLTLFCKGYHGDTSATFLLPEVDEQGRDLVEATKEALEVGIKACKPGRKYKDIGKEIEEFAKRHGFSVNGQFSGHGIGNVFHRPPWIFHCRNDEPGEMVPGDCFTIEPCLVQGRNSRGKLWDDGWTMVTESGARSAQFEHQVLITENGVDVLTRI; encoded by the exons ATGATCCGACCCTCCCTTACCCTTCTCAATAAATTCAGCTACACCCCCGGTCCATCAAGATATGGTATCTACCcgctccttcctccttcattGGCCATGACCTCCTATCCACCTATACGACCCGTCCCCGACTCAATACCCAGACCAGAGTACGTGCCCAGCAACTTTTTCACTGCCGATTGGGGCGAGCATGATGCAGTGGATATGAAAGAAGCAGATGCGGAACAGATAGAGCTGGGtggggaaggtgagaagagggtTAGGGAAGTTGCTGGTATGGCCAGAGATGTATTGAAGGAGGTTGGGAAGTTGATTACG CCGGGAATGACAACCAACGAGCTGGACAAAGTCGTAAATGATTTGATAGTTTCCAAAGGCGCTTATCCTAGTCCTTTGGGATACTCAAATTATCCAAGGAGCTGTACCACTTCGATCAACAATGTGATAGCTC ATGGAATACCGGACGA TCGTCCACTGCATCCCGAAGATATAATCAACATCGACCTCACCCTATTCTGTAAAGGGTATCACGGCGATACATCCGCAACGTTCCTTCTGCCCGAAGTGGACGAACAAGGTAGAGATCTGGTTGAAGCTAcgaaagaagctttggaagtgGGTATAAAAGCTTGTAAGCCTGGAAGGAAATATAAAGATATCGGGAAAGAGATCGA GGAATTCGCAAAAAGACATGGGTTTTCGGTGAATGGACAGTTCTCAGGACATGGGATAGGTAATGTCTTTCACAGACCACCATGGATATTCCACTGTC GTAACGATGAACCTGGAGAGATGGTACCTGGAGATTGTTTTACGATAGAACCCTGCCTCGTTCAAGGTCGGAACTCAAGAGGGAAATTATGGGACGATGGATGGACAATGGTCACTGAG AGCGGTGCAAGATCTGCTCAATTCGAGCATCAAGTGCTGATAACGGAAAATGGAGTGGACGTATTGACTCGGATATGA